The following is a genomic window from Acidimicrobium ferrooxidans DSM 10331.
CGCAGCTCTCGCGCCGCCACCGGTGACGTCGCGGTGCTCGACGTGGTGTGCCTCCATAGCTCCTGAGGCTAGCCGCGGAGGCCGAGTTCGCCGAGCGATTCGTGCCGCGGTAGGCTGGGCGTATGCGTGAACTGAAGCTGATCGATCGGTCGCAACCTCAGACGCTGGTGATCGCGTCGATCTTGCTGTATCTGAACGCCTTGTTCACGCTGTTCGAGATGCTGTTCGTGGGGCTCTCGCCGCTCGAGCTGTTGACCATGGTGGTGCTCCCGATCGTGGGCGCGTACGGAATCGCGAACTCTCGGCGCATCGGCTACTACCTCGCGATCGCGGCTGCCGCGATCCCGTTGCTGACCTACCTCTACTTCGGCATCCTCGGCGGGATCGGAACCATCCTGTCCTCCGGCGTGATCATCATCATCTTTGCGATCGTCCCGTTCGCTCTGTTGCTGCACCCGATGTCGCGTGAGTATCAGCGCGTCTGGTTCCACTAGTCCTCTTCGGCGCCCCTCGCTGGCGCCATGTGAGGCCGACGAGGCGTCCGTAGCCTCTGTCTGCGTACCGACGGGTGGGGGCGCCGGCTCGTGGTGCATTCGACGGTGTCTCTTCACAGGCCGCTGGTCACGGGCAGCCGTGCAGCCCCGCGCGCATGCTTGGCGTGCCTTCCCACCTGACGCGAGCGTGGCGGTAGCGCGATGAGCCCCGACGGACGGCTTCGCCGAGCTCGGCTGGTGGCCTCGAGGGCGTTGGATGGCCGCGGTCTACGGCGCCGCGGAGCGATCGACGGGCGGTGGGAGGGCGGCCTGGGTGGCGCCGCGTGGCGTCCGCTCGCCGTCGGCGCTCTCGGCACCCTCGACGATCTCGGCGCGCAGGCGTGGCAGGCACCACGGATAGGTGCGCTGCAGGTAGGCGATCAGCCGCTCACGAACTTCGCACTGGAGATTCCACGACGCCGTGGAGTCCCGGGCGCTCATGAGGAGGCGCAGCTGCATCGTGGACGTCCCGAGGCTCGTGACCTGGAGGCGTGCGGTCTTGCCGTCCCAGTCGGGAGAGTCAGCCACGATGTGGAGGAACGCCTCGCGAATGGCGTCGACGGGAGCGGTGTAGTCGACCTCGACGTGCACCCATCCGAGGATGTCGGCGGTGGTCTTCGTCCAGTTCTCGAAGGCGTTGGAGGTGAAGTACGAGATCGGGAGCACGAGGCGGCGCAGGTCCCAGACCCGGACCACCACGTAGGTCAGGTTGATCTCTTCGATCCGACCCCAGTGGCCGTCCACGACGACGACGTCGTCGAGGCGGATCGGCTGGGCAAGCGCAATCTGGATGCCCGCGATGACGTTGGAGGCGATCGGTCGCGACGCGACGCCGGCGACGAGGGAGACGATGCCAGCGCTGGCGAGGAGGCCGGCTCCGGCGATGCGAACGCTCGGGAACGAGAACAGGGCAAGGGCCAGTGCAACGATGACGATCACGACGAGGAGGATCCGGCGGAAGACGCGCAGCTGCGTCTGGAGGCGGCGGGCTCGAAGGTTGTCCGGACCCTCGATGTGGTAGTGGTACAAGATGGCGTCTTCGGCGGCTTCGAGCAGGCGAGCGAGGGCCCAGGTTCCGACCGCATCGAGTGCGAGTTCGATCCCGTGGGTGAGGTCGCCGATGGTGGCACCGGGCAAGCGCAGCGAGCGCACCACCATGGCCATGGCGAGGAGCGGGATCCCGGAGCGCACCGGTCCGATGAGTCGGCGCAGCGCGGCGGTGCGCACGCTGTTCGGGTGCCGACGGTTGACGACCCGGGTGATGCGCACGAGGGCAGCAGCGATGACGAGCCCCACGACGGTGGCGGCACCGAGCGACGGTAGGATCACCAACAGCTGGTGGGCGATGCTCACGGCCTGCTCCTTTGGCTCGCACCTCGGCGGCATCAGGCTAGCGTTGGCATCACGGCTGACGAGGCGGCTTCGGAGCGGCCTGCTACCATCGGCTCATGGCGTCAACGTCTGTCGACTCGCTCGAAGCGCTCCACGGGCTCGTCGGTACCCATCTCGGCTACTCGGCCTGGTTGACGATCACTCAAGAGCGCATCGATCAGTTTGCCGAGGCCACAGGTGACCACCAATGGATCCATGTCGACCCAGTCCGAGCAGCGTCGGGACCGTTTGGGACCACGATTGCCCATGGCTACTTGACGCTGTCGCTGGTCTCGGCCTTGTTGCCGGAGGTGCTCGACGTACGAGGCGTCGGTATGGTGGTCAACTACGGCGCGAATCGCATCCGGTTTCCAGCGCCGGTGCCGGTCGGATCGCGGGTTCGGCTTGGGGCGGTGCTCGCGAGCTTGAGCGAAATTGCCGGCGGTGCGCAATCGCAGGTCGACGTCACGATCGAGGTCGAGGGATCGACCAAGCCTGCCTTGGTCGCCGAGATCTTGTTTCGCTACTACCAGGTCTGACGGGACACCGAGCCAGCAGCTAGGCTCGTGTCCGTGAAGCGGCGCGTGCTCTCAGCTGCTCTCGCGGATGCGACCCTCGTGCCGCCTCGCCAGGGACGATCTGACCGTATCGACGGTGTCGATCTGGATCGCACCGAGGCCAAGCGCCTGCGTGCCTGGGCGACCCGTCACATCACGGCGCGGCAGGAGGCCTTGTGGGCCGAGGGGCGACGATCCCTCCTTGTGGTGCTCCAAGGGCTTGACACGGCGGGCAAGGACGGCACGACGCGAGCGGTGTTTCGCGGGGCCGATCCACAAGGCGTGCGGGTCGCCTCGTTCAAGGCTCCGACCGCACTCGAGCTTCGTCACGATTTCCTCTGGCGAGTGCACGAGGTCGCCCCAGCGGCCGGCGAGATCGTCGTCTTCAATCGGTCGCACTACGAAGACCTCATCGTGCCGTTGGCGAACGGGCAGCTCGACGACGCGGGACTCGACGAGCGTGTGGCCGCGATCGAGGCCTTTGAACGCCATCTCCTTGACTCGGCTACAGCGATCGTCAAGTTCTTCTTGGACGTCTCCTACGAGGTCCAGGGCGAGCGACTGTTGGCTCGGTTGGAGCGCCCGGAGAAGCACTGGAAGTTCTCTGAGGGTGACCTTGCCACGCGAGAGCGCTTCGGTCGGTTTCGGGCGGCCTACGACACCGTGCTGGCTCGGACCAGCTTCGACTTCGCACCGTGGCGTCGGATCCCGGCTGATCGTCGCTGGTATCGCAACGCGGTCGCGGCCGCCATCGTTGCCCACGTCCTCGAGGTGATGGATCCGGCGCCTCCGGCCGTGGCGATCGAGCATCTCCACCACATCGAGCACGTCTTGCGTTCCGAACTGGCGACGCCGGGAGCTGAGCCGTGATCGGGTTCGTCGTTCGCAACTG
Proteins encoded in this region:
- a CDS encoding MaoC family dehydratase; the encoded protein is MASTSVDSLEALHGLVGTHLGYSAWLTITQERIDQFAEATGDHQWIHVDPVRAASGPFGTTIAHGYLTLSLVSALLPEVLDVRGVGMVVNYGANRIRFPAPVPVGSRVRLGAVLASLSEIAGGAQSQVDVTIEVEGSTKPALVAEILFRYYQV
- a CDS encoding mechanosensitive ion channel family protein gives rise to the protein MSIAHQLLVILPSLGAATVVGLVIAAALVRITRVVNRRHPNSVRTAALRRLIGPVRSGIPLLAMAMVVRSLRLPGATIGDLTHGIELALDAVGTWALARLLEAAEDAILYHYHIEGPDNLRARRLQTQLRVFRRILLVVIVIVALALALFSFPSVRIAGAGLLASAGIVSLVAGVASRPIASNVIAGIQIALAQPIRLDDVVVVDGHWGRIEEINLTYVVVRVWDLRRLVLPISYFTSNAFENWTKTTADILGWVHVEVDYTAPVDAIREAFLHIVADSPDWDGKTARLQVTSLGTSTMQLRLLMSARDSTASWNLQCEVRERLIAYLQRTYPWCLPRLRAEIVEGAESADGERTPRGATQAALPPPVDRSAAP
- a CDS encoding PPK2 family polyphosphate kinase, whose amino-acid sequence is MKRRVLSAALADATLVPPRQGRSDRIDGVDLDRTEAKRLRAWATRHITARQEALWAEGRRSLLVVLQGLDTAGKDGTTRAVFRGADPQGVRVASFKAPTALELRHDFLWRVHEVAPAAGEIVVFNRSHYEDLIVPLANGQLDDAGLDERVAAIEAFERHLLDSATAIVKFFLDVSYEVQGERLLARLERPEKHWKFSEGDLATRERFGRFRAAYDTVLARTSFDFAPWRRIPADRRWYRNAVAAAIVAHVLEVMDPAPPAVAIEHLHHIEHVLRSELATPGAEP